The Peribacillus sp. FSL E2-0218 genome contains a region encoding:
- a CDS encoding phosphoglycerate kinase: MNKKSIRDIELKGKRVFCRVDFNVPMQDGKISDDTRIKAALPTISYLTEQGAKVILASHLGRPKGQVVEELRLAPVAERLSELSGKDVQKAEEAYGESVQSMIDNMESGEILLLENVRFYPGEEKNDPELAKSFAALADVYVNDAFGAAHRAHASTEGIAHHLPAVSGLLMEKELAVLGKALSNPERPFTAIIGGAKVKDKIGVIKNLLENVDHLIIGGGLGYTFIKAQGHEIGNSLLEEDKIELAKSFIESAKEKGVKLHLPIDAVVTAEFSPDAETEIVNIDSIPKEKMALDIGPKTSELYADIIKGSKLVIWNGPMGVFEFDKFANGTKTVAQALADAKDTYSIVGGGDSAAAAEKFGLAEKMSHISTGGGASLEFMEGKELPGVVALNDK; this comes from the coding sequence ATGAATAAAAAGTCGATTAGAGATATTGAATTAAAGGGGAAACGTGTATTTTGCCGTGTTGATTTCAACGTACCGATGCAGGACGGAAAGATTTCGGACGATACAAGAATCAAAGCTGCATTGCCGACGATTTCCTACCTGACGGAACAAGGCGCAAAAGTCATCTTGGCGAGCCATCTTGGCCGTCCTAAAGGACAAGTTGTGGAAGAATTACGTTTAGCTCCTGTTGCCGAACGACTAAGCGAGCTTAGCGGCAAGGATGTGCAAAAGGCTGAGGAAGCATATGGCGAGTCCGTTCAATCCATGATCGACAATATGGAGAGTGGCGAGATCTTGTTATTGGAAAACGTCCGCTTCTATCCAGGCGAAGAAAAGAACGATCCAGAATTGGCGAAGTCATTCGCTGCACTTGCCGATGTTTATGTGAATGATGCATTCGGGGCTGCCCATCGTGCCCATGCTTCGACGGAAGGGATTGCCCACCACCTTCCAGCCGTTTCCGGATTGCTGATGGAAAAAGAGCTTGCCGTGCTCGGAAAAGCTTTATCAAACCCGGAACGTCCTTTTACAGCTATAATTGGCGGCGCAAAAGTAAAGGATAAAATAGGTGTCATCAAAAATCTTTTGGAAAACGTCGATCATTTGATCATTGGCGGCGGCCTTGGTTATACATTCATTAAAGCGCAAGGTCATGAAATCGGTAACTCGCTATTGGAAGAAGACAAGATTGAACTGGCCAAATCCTTCATCGAAAGCGCAAAAGAAAAAGGCGTGAAGCTGCATTTGCCGATTGATGCCGTCGTTACGGCTGAATTTTCACCTGATGCAGAGACTGAAATCGTCAATATCGATTCGATACCAAAAGAGAAAATGGCTCTTGATATCGGTCCGAAAACAAGTGAATTATATGCGGATATCATCAAAGGCTCCAAGCTTGTCATTTGGAATGGGCCTATGGGCGTGTTTGAATTCGATAAATTTGCGAATGGTACAAAAACCGTTGCCCAAGCCTTGGCTGATGCAAAAGATACTTACAGCATCGTCGGCGGTGGAGATTCTGCTGCGGCTGCCGAAAAGTTTGGGTTGGCGGAAAAAATGTCCCATATTTCAACGGGCGGCGGTGCATCTCTTGAGTTCATGGAAGGCAAGGAATTGCCGGGCGTTGTAGCATTGAACGACAAATAG
- the gap gene encoding type I glyceraldehyde-3-phosphate dehydrogenase: MAVKVGINGFGRIGRNVFRAALNNPEVEIVAINDLTDANMLAHLLQYDTIHGSLNEKVAVDGDFLVVDGHKVKVLAERDPAQLGWGDLGVEVVVESTGRFTKRSDAAKHLEAGAKKVIISAPASDEDITIVMGVNEEKYDAANHHVISNASCTTNCLAPFAKVLHEQFGIKRGMMTTVHSYTNDQQILDLPHKDYRRARAAAENIIPTTTGAAKAVALVLPELKGKLNGMAMRVPTPNVSVVDLVAELEKDVTAEEVNAAFKNASEGDLKGILEYSELPLVSTDYNGNPSSSTIDALSTMVMEGNMVKVLSWYDNETGYSNRVVDLIDYLAKKGL, from the coding sequence ATGGCAGTAAAAGTTGGTATTAATGGTTTTGGACGTATTGGACGTAATGTATTTCGTGCAGCATTGAATAACCCTGAGGTGGAAATTGTTGCTATTAACGACCTAACGGATGCTAATATGCTAGCGCACCTTCTTCAATATGATACAATTCATGGTTCTCTTAATGAAAAAGTAGCGGTTGATGGTGATTTCTTGGTAGTTGACGGCCATAAAGTAAAAGTATTGGCTGAACGTGACCCTGCACAATTAGGCTGGGGAGATTTAGGTGTTGAAGTGGTTGTTGAATCTACAGGACGTTTCACGAAACGTTCAGATGCAGCCAAACATTTAGAAGCTGGCGCGAAAAAAGTAATCATCTCTGCTCCTGCATCCGATGAGGATATCACAATCGTCATGGGTGTAAATGAAGAGAAATATGATGCGGCGAACCACCATGTAATCTCGAATGCTTCATGTACAACGAACTGCTTGGCTCCATTCGCTAAAGTTCTTCATGAACAATTCGGAATCAAGCGCGGTATGATGACGACTGTTCACTCGTATACAAACGATCAACAAATCCTTGATTTACCTCATAAAGATTACCGTCGTGCTCGTGCAGCGGCTGAAAACATCATTCCTACAACAACTGGGGCGGCAAAAGCTGTTGCACTTGTTCTTCCTGAGCTTAAAGGGAAATTGAATGGTATGGCAATGCGTGTACCGACTCCAAACGTATCTGTAGTCGATCTTGTTGCAGAACTAGAAAAAGACGTAACAGCTGAAGAAGTGAATGCAGCATTCAAAAACGCTTCAGAAGGGGACCTAAAAGGAATTCTTGAGTACAGCGAACTTCCGCTAGTATCAACGGACTATAACGGCAACCCATCTTCTTCTACAATCGATGCCCTTTCCACAATGGTAATGGAAGGAAACATGGTTAAAGTATTATCTTGGTATGATAATGAAACAGGATATTCTAACCGTGTAGTTGATTTAATCGACTATTTGGCTAAAAAAGGATTGTAA
- a CDS encoding sugar-binding domain-containing protein — protein MRTLLEVQRKLLPDFLMVMQKRYDILRYIKMMQPVGRRSLAVSLNLTERTLRGEVDFLKSQNLVNIFSSGMTLTDEGMEILEKLEGIMREVMGIDIMERQLQELLQVDEVIIVSGNCDETPWVKKELGKACANRMKLEWKSKNIIAVTGGSTMAEVANSLSPDEASKKLIFVPARGGIGEAVQNQANTIVEKMAQKAHASYRVLYVPDQLSDEVYASFQKEPAIKEVISQIKSADMIIHGIGDAMAMAERRNSPPEMLKKLLDGKAVGEAFGYYYDENGKVVHKVLTVGIQLDDLSPEKRVITVAGGKTKAKAIRSYMKGAPSSTVLITDEAAALELIQGNYTP, from the coding sequence ATGCGTACATTACTCGAGGTACAAAGAAAATTATTACCTGATTTCCTTATGGTTATGCAAAAAAGATATGATATCCTGCGTTATATCAAAATGATGCAGCCGGTGGGAAGGCGAAGCCTGGCCGTGAGTCTTAATTTGACGGAGCGGACGCTTAGAGGCGAGGTCGATTTTCTGAAAAGTCAGAACCTGGTTAATATTTTCAGTTCTGGTATGACACTGACGGATGAAGGGATGGAAATCCTGGAGAAGTTAGAAGGAATAATGCGTGAAGTTATGGGTATAGACATAATGGAACGGCAATTGCAGGAATTGTTGCAAGTGGATGAAGTCATCATTGTATCGGGAAATTGCGATGAAACCCCATGGGTAAAAAAAGAATTGGGCAAAGCTTGTGCAAACCGTATGAAACTCGAGTGGAAATCAAAGAATATCATTGCGGTAACTGGTGGATCGACAATGGCTGAAGTGGCCAATTCGCTGTCGCCTGATGAAGCATCGAAGAAATTGATATTCGTTCCAGCCCGCGGTGGAATTGGTGAAGCGGTGCAGAACCAGGCCAATACGATCGTCGAAAAAATGGCACAGAAGGCGCACGCCTCATACAGAGTGCTATATGTACCCGATCAATTGAGCGATGAAGTTTACGCTTCCTTTCAGAAGGAGCCTGCAATCAAAGAAGTCATTTCACAAATCAAATCTGCCGATATGATCATTCATGGAATTGGTGATGCCATGGCGATGGCAGAGAGAAGGAATTCTCCGCCGGAAATGTTAAAGAAGCTGTTAGATGGTAAAGCTGTAGGAGAAGCATTCGGTTATTACTACGATGAAAACGGAAAAGTTGTCCATAAGGTTTTGACTGTCGGCATCCAGTTAGATGATCTCAGCCCTGAAAAGCGAGTGATAACTGTCGCAGGTGGGAAAACTAAGGCCAAGGCTATCCGTTCTTATATGAAAGGCGCTCCTTCGTCAACCGTATTGATTACGGATGAAGCGGCAGCACTGGAGTTAATTCAGGGGAATTACACCCCTTAA
- a CDS encoding glutaredoxin family protein: METNQFVLYSRARCPLCDEAKVILEEVKRESGIGFKEIDIHSDDVLLEKFALMIPVIEWKEEIVQYGKVDKSALNGLLQK; the protein is encoded by the coding sequence TTGGAAACGAATCAGTTTGTTTTATATAGCAGGGCAAGATGTCCGTTATGTGATGAGGCCAAGGTGATACTTGAAGAGGTGAAACGGGAATCAGGCATAGGTTTTAAGGAAATCGATATTCATTCCGATGATGTGCTGCTTGAGAAATTTGCTTTGATGATCCCTGTGATTGAATGGAAAGAAGAAATCGTTCAGTATGGAAAAGTTGATAAATCAGCTCTAAATGGGCTTTTGCAAAAATAA
- the rpoN gene encoding RNA polymerase factor sigma-54 — protein MSMNMKAGLFQQQTLKMAMTQELMQAITLLQYSTQELSAFLENKMAENPLLSLDQPTSALFQPTFDRKKGKRTLKNTYDANYWIEQISEDTVSLEQHVMSQVNHQQLTGEQYKAMLLLIHNLDENGYLRINLDDICIAGISPAVLEESLSILQQLEPHGLAARNLQECLLLQVIAEGINPLAESIIENHFLDFAEKRWKDLSKKIGATMKEIQEVFDYVQTLNPRPASLFFLEKPSYIVPDVVVEVREGMLLVGNYDGNTPNLNVDKGYLNRMKSHGDKGVQRFIQDKWQEYQWISRGIQQRKETILKVIQCIVDKQPACFHHGLNYLKPMTMKEVADELGIHESTVSRAVKGKYVQTPFGTIEMRIFFTTSLQSVGLEEDMSGMQAKKGLKAAIDGENKQKPLSDQDLAERLKEEHGIILARRTVAKYREQLGIPSSSKRKRYD, from the coding sequence ATGAGTATGAATATGAAAGCAGGATTATTTCAACAGCAAACTTTAAAGATGGCAATGACCCAGGAGCTCATGCAGGCTATTACCTTGCTGCAATACTCCACCCAGGAGCTTTCCGCTTTCTTGGAAAACAAAATGGCCGAAAATCCATTACTGTCCCTAGATCAGCCAACATCTGCATTATTTCAGCCGACCTTTGACCGGAAAAAAGGTAAACGGACCCTTAAAAATACGTATGATGCCAACTATTGGATCGAACAAATCAGTGAAGACACCGTCTCGCTTGAACAGCACGTCATGTCCCAGGTCAATCACCAGCAGCTAACAGGTGAGCAGTATAAGGCGATGCTGCTCTTAATTCATAATCTTGATGAAAACGGTTACTTGCGGATAAATCTGGACGATATTTGCATTGCAGGCATCTCTCCAGCCGTTTTGGAGGAGAGCCTCTCCATTCTACAGCAGCTCGAGCCGCATGGACTTGCAGCGAGAAATCTGCAAGAGTGCCTCTTGCTCCAAGTGATAGCGGAGGGGATCAACCCCCTGGCGGAAAGCATCATAGAAAATCATTTTCTCGACTTTGCCGAAAAGCGTTGGAAAGATCTAAGTAAGAAAATCGGCGCTACAATGAAGGAAATACAAGAGGTATTCGATTATGTGCAAACGCTGAATCCGCGGCCAGCTTCATTGTTCTTCCTGGAAAAACCATCATATATAGTGCCTGATGTCGTTGTCGAGGTCCGTGAAGGGATGCTTCTTGTCGGGAATTACGATGGCAACACACCGAACCTTAATGTCGATAAAGGGTACTTAAACCGGATGAAGAGCCATGGAGATAAAGGAGTACAACGGTTCATTCAGGATAAGTGGCAGGAATACCAATGGATTTCAAGAGGGATTCAACAGAGAAAAGAAACGATATTGAAAGTTATCCAGTGTATCGTCGATAAACAGCCAGCGTGCTTTCATCACGGGCTGAATTACTTGAAGCCGATGACGATGAAGGAAGTGGCCGATGAACTTGGAATACATGAATCGACGGTAAGCCGCGCCGTTAAAGGTAAATATGTGCAGACCCCTTTCGGTACGATCGAGATGCGGATCTTCTTCACAACATCTTTACAATCAGTAGGCCTTGAAGAGGATATGTCCGGCATGCAAGCTAAAAAGGGACTCAAGGCCGCGATCGATGGCGAAAATAAACAAAAGCCGCTATCGGATCAGGATTTGGCTGAACGGCTGAAAGAGGAGCATGGAATCATCCTTGCACGTCGAACGGTTGCCAAATACCGGGAGCAGCTAGGGATACCGTCTTCATCTAAACGAAAAAGATATGACTGA